A genome region from Bradyrhizobium sp. WSM1417 includes the following:
- a CDS encoding DUF1489 family protein, with amino-acid sequence MPLHLIKLAVGCESIKELKEWTAERMQTAKKKGLPQHHIHITRMVPKRDAEILSGGSLYWVIKGEVAAREKIIGIEPFRDKDGIGRCRIVMQPKVIPVSPRPMRPFQGWRYLADDSVPPDLGKSAAGSIAAMPEPMRRELRDLGLL; translated from the coding sequence ATGCCACTACATCTGATCAAGCTCGCCGTCGGCTGCGAATCCATCAAGGAATTGAAGGAGTGGACCGCCGAACGGATGCAGACCGCCAAGAAGAAGGGTCTGCCGCAACATCACATCCACATCACCCGCATGGTGCCCAAGCGCGACGCCGAGATCCTGTCGGGTGGGTCGCTCTATTGGGTGATCAAGGGTGAGGTCGCCGCGCGCGAAAAGATCATCGGCATCGAGCCGTTCCGCGACAAGGACGGCATCGGGCGCTGCCGGATCGTGATGCAGCCGAAGGTGATCCCGGTGTCGCCGCGGCCGATGCGCCCGTTCCAGGGCTGGCGCTATCTCGCCGACGATTCGGTGCCGCCCGATCTCGGCAAGTCCGCCGCCGGCTCGATCGCGGCGATGCCGGAGCCGATGCGGCGCGAGCTGCGCGATCTCGGGCTGCTCTAA